In Corynebacterium matruchotii, a single genomic region encodes these proteins:
- a CDS encoding DciA family protein, whose amino-acid sequence MTESRDSVAYAFERMRQEALRRGTVPRLIRPRRSVRRLRASTSKGQPTGLDGRAILRPDRNLEGISALVEQEITARGWRTKLAGGWIHSHWSLLVGDRIAGHTKVEKFADKKLYISCDSTAWASNLRTMQRNILSTIEEKVGPNIVTELRISGPKPPSWRYGPLHVKGRGPRDTYG is encoded by the coding sequence ATGACCGAATCACGGGATTCAGTCGCATATGCGTTTGAACGTATGCGTCAGGAAGCTTTACGACGAGGCACCGTGCCCAGACTTATCCGACCTAGGCGGTCGGTCCGGCGCTTGCGGGCGTCGACAAGCAAGGGGCAACCGACCGGCCTGGACGGGCGGGCGATCCTCAGGCCGGACCGCAATTTGGAGGGGATATCTGCGCTGGTAGAGCAGGAAATCACCGCGCGCGGTTGGCGCACTAAACTAGCCGGCGGGTGGATTCATTCGCATTGGTCGCTGCTGGTCGGCGACCGCATTGCGGGGCACACCAAGGTGGAGAAATTCGCTGACAAAAAATTATATATCAGCTGCGATTCGACCGCTTGGGCATCGAACCTCCGCACCATGCAGCGAAATATTTTGAGTACCATTGAGGAAAAAGTGGGGCCCAACATCGTGACGGAATTGCGGATTTCCGGCCCTAAGCCTCCCAGCTGGCGGTATGGGCCGCTGCATGTCAAGGGCCGCGGGCCCCGCGATACCTACGGCTAA
- the dnaN gene encoding DNA polymerase III subunit beta, translating to MDLGAVSFVVAKEDLASAVSWVARNLPTKPAQPVLRAMLITADDDGLEFAGFDYEVSTKVRIPAEVNQPGRIAVAGKLIADITATLPNKPVEIFVDGSTVQLKCGSSRFELPSIPLDDYPTLPTLPEVTGAINPRLFIDAVTQVATAAGKDDTLPMLTGVHMEIEGEDITLTATDRFRLALRRFQWIPAFPDAQAKLLIPAKNFVENARTLDANSTEPVEIAVGSGDSIGAEGLFGIHVDARQTTTRLLDAEFPNVNPLLPKFHKCLASVEISSLQDAIKRVALVADRNAQIRMHFTPGEVLLSAGGSDAGHAEESVPCEFIGTEEELLIAFNPAYLRDGLHVVRTQRVVFGFTESSRPAILIPEPEKLPELNDDGLYPTPDTDFTYLLMPVRLPG from the coding sequence ATGGATCTAGGCGCCGTGTCATTTGTCGTTGCAAAAGAAGATCTCGCCAGCGCGGTATCGTGGGTAGCACGCAATCTACCTACCAAGCCTGCACAACCGGTTCTCCGCGCAATGCTTATCACCGCCGACGACGATGGCCTGGAATTTGCCGGATTCGACTACGAAGTGTCCACCAAGGTGCGCATTCCCGCCGAGGTCAACCAGCCGGGACGGATCGCTGTCGCGGGCAAACTCATCGCCGACATCACCGCCACCCTGCCAAACAAGCCTGTCGAGATCTTCGTGGACGGCTCCACAGTGCAGCTCAAATGCGGTTCCTCTCGGTTTGAGCTCCCGTCGATTCCCCTCGACGACTACCCCACCTTGCCCACGCTCCCCGAGGTCACGGGCGCGATCAATCCCCGGCTGTTCATCGACGCAGTGACCCAGGTCGCCACCGCGGCCGGCAAGGACGACACGTTGCCCATGCTCACCGGCGTACACATGGAGATCGAGGGCGAAGACATCACGCTGACCGCCACCGACCGGTTCCGGCTCGCGCTGCGGCGGTTCCAATGGATTCCTGCCTTCCCGGATGCCCAGGCCAAGCTGCTTATCCCGGCGAAAAACTTTGTGGAAAACGCCCGCACCCTCGACGCGAATTCCACAGAACCGGTGGAAATCGCCGTAGGCTCCGGTGACTCCATCGGCGCCGAAGGGCTGTTCGGCATTCACGTGGACGCCCGGCAAACCACCACCCGACTCCTGGACGCAGAATTCCCCAACGTCAACCCGCTGCTGCCCAAATTCCACAAGTGCCTGGCCAGCGTGGAAATCTCGTCCCTTCAGGACGCCATCAAGCGGGTTGCCCTCGTGGCTGACCGGAACGCCCAAATCCGCATGCACTTCACCCCAGGGGAGGTGCTGCTCTCGGCGGGTGGCTCCGACGCCGGTCATGCCGAGGAGTCCGTGCCCTGCGAATTCATCGGCACCGAGGAAGAACTCCTCATCGCCTTCAACCCCGCCTACCTACGCGACGGGCTGCACGTGGTGCGCACCCAGCGGGTTGTGTTCGGCTTCACGGAATCCTCCCGCCCCGCGATCCTCATCCCCGAGCCGGAGAAGCTGCCCGAACTCAACGACGACGGGTTGTACCCCACCCCGGACACGGATTTCACCTACCTGCTCATGCCGGTGCGGTTGCCCGGCTAA
- the recF gene encoding DNA replication/repair protein RecF (All proteins in this family for which functions are known are DNA-binding proteins that assist the filamentation of RecA onto DNA for the initiation of recombination or recombinational repair.) — protein MFIRELSLRDFRSWPHCHVRLGPGITLFVGRNGHGKTNLVEAIGYVAHLGSHRVAQDAPLVRHGQPNARVSATAVRDDRELTAHLLINASGANQASINRTRLNSPRELLGVVRTVLFCPEDLALVRGEPAERRRYLDNIIATRRPRLAGVKADYEKVLRQRTTLLKTSSAALRRGYSGDDGSLATLDVWDAQLARQGAQMIAARRALVTELDPLVHEAYAGIAPESRPAHIAYESTVPDVGEDPALIEAAMLAELGRMRPKEIDRGRSLVGPHRDDLVITLGDVPAKGFASHGETWSMVLALRLGEFQLLRADGTDPVLILDDVFAELDALRRERLVHLTQDVEQVLITVAVPDDLPPDLGDIHRIPVVMTDRTSVISSNES, from the coding sequence GTGTTTATTCGAGAGCTCAGCCTGCGCGACTTTCGCTCCTGGCCCCACTGCCATGTGCGGCTTGGTCCGGGAATCACACTGTTCGTGGGGCGCAACGGCCACGGGAAAACCAACCTGGTGGAGGCCATCGGCTATGTGGCCCACCTCGGCTCCCACAGGGTGGCCCAGGACGCGCCCCTGGTACGCCACGGCCAGCCCAACGCCCGGGTGTCGGCAACCGCGGTACGGGACGACCGGGAATTGACCGCCCACCTGCTCATCAACGCGTCCGGGGCCAACCAGGCGAGCATTAACCGCACAAGACTGAATTCGCCCCGGGAACTGCTGGGTGTGGTGCGCACGGTGCTGTTTTGCCCCGAGGATCTAGCGCTGGTGCGAGGGGAGCCCGCCGAGCGTCGCCGCTACCTGGATAACATCATTGCCACCCGCCGGCCGCGGCTTGCGGGCGTCAAGGCGGACTACGAGAAAGTGTTGCGGCAACGAACAACCCTGCTAAAAACGTCCTCAGCGGCCCTCAGACGCGGCTATTCTGGCGATGACGGGTCATTGGCCACATTGGATGTGTGGGACGCTCAGCTGGCCCGTCAGGGGGCGCAAATGATCGCTGCGCGGCGGGCCCTGGTGACGGAGTTGGATCCGCTCGTCCACGAGGCTTATGCGGGCATCGCCCCGGAGTCCCGGCCGGCCCACATCGCCTACGAATCCACGGTTCCCGACGTAGGCGAGGATCCCGCGCTGATTGAGGCCGCCATGCTCGCTGAGCTGGGCAGGATGCGCCCCAAGGAGATTGATCGAGGTCGCAGCCTGGTGGGTCCGCACCGGGACGATCTGGTTATCACCCTGGGTGATGTGCCGGCGAAGGGGTTTGCGTCGCATGGGGAAACCTGGTCGATGGTGTTGGCGCTGCGGCTCGGCGAGTTCCAACTGCTGCGCGCCGACGGCACCGATCCCGTGCTCATCCTCGACGATGTGTTCGCCGAACTCGACGCGTTGCGACGCGAACGCCTGGTCCACCTCACCCAGGACGTAGAACAGGTACTCATTACCGTGGCGGTGCCGGACGACCTGCCACCGGACTTGGGTGATATTCATCGCATTCCCGTCGTGATGACCGACCGCACATCGGTGATTAGTAGCAATGAATCATAG